TCGCATAAGAGTTACAGTTGTATATCTCACTCTCACCTGCTCTCTCCCATGGCTCTTTTAACTCGTTTCCAGTAGATACAACAGCAATGTTTAGCTTTTTGTATAAACAGAGCATTGTGATACCTTGAGAGGCCAATATTGCGACCATAGCCGATGTAACAACTTCACCTTTGCTAAACAATGCATCTTCTAAAGCTTTTTCTTCACCTTTAAATCTTAAACATGAATTTTTCACAACATTTTGTTTAATTGTAACCTCATCATTTTTGTACTCTAAAACATCTTCTATTGGGATGATAGTATCTGCATCATCTGGTACTTTTGCACCTGTCATGATTTTATAACACTCATTTTCATTTAAACATTCAGCAGAGTCTTCACCAGCTAAAATTGTTTTTACAACTTTAAGTCTTTTACCTGCATCTGTTGCTTTTATGGCAAAACCATCCATGGCAGAGTTATTAAAAGATGGTAGATTCTTTATACAGGAAATATCTTGTGCCAAAACTCTTCCAAGAGAGTCTTGTATATGAACTATTTCCTCTATACCGGTAATCTCTGCTATTTCTAGTGACAAAGAAACAGCATCTTTAAAATCTAAATACTTATACATGTAAAGCCTTTATTTGTCTGTAAGATTTACCTATTTTTGAAGCTACATGTAGAATCTCTTCGCTGTTTAAATTTTTGCAAAAAGACAAAGATAGAGCTTGTCTGCTTTGTAATTCCGTATAACCCATTGCTTGAATAATTCTAGAAGGACGAGAGAGACCTAAAGAGCACCCTTCCCCATTTGTTACAAATATACTTGAGAGACTTAAGTTTCTGATTACTTCTCTCGCTTTAATCCCTTTAAGTCCAAAATGAACAACATTATTTAGTGTTAAGTCTGAATCGACAAAGAAGATAATGTCACCTTTTAAACTCTCTTTTAAAACATTGATAAACTCTTCTTTACATGTAACTGCTTCCTTGCCTTTGTTTATGGCATCTGCGATAAGCTTTAGTCCTACAGTATCAATACTCGCTAAATTTTGTTCTTTAAATAGATTGTTGTGAAGCAATATTGAGTGAGTGAAATAACCACTAAGTTTGTATACATCAAAATAAGCCACGTCACAATGAGTAGCATCTAGTGTTGCTGATATATTAGAGATAACAGTTCCACTAAAAACTTCTTTGATCTTTTGTAAATCAACCTTTACAAAAGTATCGATTATGTATGGTGAGACAAACAGATACTCCTCTTTTATGGAGCTAATCGCCTTGTAGTCAATTGTTCCATCAGGCATAAGGTTTATATACGTAACACTAAAACCTAATGACTCATAAAGCTGGGCTGCTTGAACGACTGCTTCGCTCTCACCAAGGTTTACGGCAATGTCTGACTTTAATTCCAGCATTAAACCTAAAAAACCTTCTTTTGAAAAAGAGAAACTGTGTAAAGATGAAAAGTTAAATCTTGATGTTAAATCTTTACTCATCTCTTCAAATTCTACATTAGTACTCAAAGGTTCAATACTCAGCGTTTTTGA
The sequence above is drawn from the Candidatus Sulfurimonas baltica genome and encodes:
- a CDS encoding cysteine desulfurase; amino-acid sequence: MYKLNCLNYPEANDLSVSKTLSIEPLSTNVEFEEMSKDLTSRFNFSSLHSFSFSKEGFLGLMLELKSDIAVNLGESEAVVQAAQLYESLGFSVTYINLMPDGTIDYKAISSIKEEYLFVSPYIIDTFVKVDLQKIKEVFSGTVISNISATLDATHCDVAYFDVYKLSGYFTHSILLHNNLFKEQNLASIDTVGLKLIADAINKGKEAVTCKEEFINVLKESLKGDIIFFVDSDLTLNNVVHFGLKGIKAREVIRNLSLSSIFVTNGEGCSLGLSRPSRIIQAMGYTELQSRQALSLSFCKNLNSEEILHVASKIGKSYRQIKALHV